A stretch of the Mustela lutreola isolate mMusLut2 chromosome 18, mMusLut2.pri, whole genome shotgun sequence genome encodes the following:
- the TRMT9B gene encoding probable tRNA methyltransferase 9B isoform X2 — protein MVCDNLHLPFRDQGLDAIISIGVIHHFSTKQRRIRAIKEMARVLVPGGQLMIYVWAMEQKNRHFEKQDVLVPWNRALCSRLLSDPSQPGRKPCAHPERSHPYHPPCSVCSCSVCFKEQGHSQRSHSMDYEPLMAGTCCADISKEGEEENGFSNMLGKSFRSWFFSRSLDESTLRKQIERVRPLKNTEGWANSTVSIQPSRHSSLDLGHQEPLSTREQSLDEDVFVEASQKQLEWPRAPAARKHLRRDQQGEVRRNGDGNFLEGANTSENSVNEDDTEEGHPSAGKTLRRISALDSTDSNSEETIPVEEQQPGILDSRAFMRYYHVFREGELYGLLKEHVAELHVLSSGNDHGNWCVIAEKKDNCD, from the exons ATGGTATGTGACAACCTCCATCTCCCCTTCCGGGATCAGGGCTTGGATGCCATCATCTCCATAGGAG tcATACATCATTTTtctacaaaacaaagaagaatcaGAGCAATAAAAGAAATGGCCAGGGTCTTAGTTCCTGGAGGCCAGCTGATGATTTACGTGTGGGCCATGGAACAAAAGAACAGGCACTTTGAGAAGCAAGATGTGCTCGTTCCGTGGAACAGGGCCTTATGCTCGCGGCTTCTCTCAGACCCCAGCCAGCCGGGGAGAAAGCCATGTGCACATCCGGAAAGAAGCCATCCCTACCATCCTCCGTGCTCGGTCTGTAgctgttctgtttgttttaaagagcAGGGTCATTCACAGCGATCCCACAGCATGGACTACGAGCCCCTGATGGCTGGAACGTGTTGTGCAGATATTTctaaggaaggggaggaagaaaatggATTCTCTAACATGTTAGGAAAATCTTTTCGCTCCTGGTTTTTCTCTAGGTCTTTGGATGAATCAACTCTGAGGAAGCAAATTGAAAGAGTGAGACCCTTGAAAAATACAGAAGGTTGGGCCAATAGCACTGTATCCATCCAGCCTTCCAGACACTCCAGTTTAGACTTAGGACACCAAGAACCCCTTTCAACAAGAGAGCAAAGTTTAGATGAAGACGTGTTTGTGGAAGCGTCTCAGAAACAACTGGAGTGGCCGAGAGCACCAGCCGCAAGGAAACATCTACGTAGGGACCAACAAGGAGAAGTGAGGAGAAATGGAGATGGGAATTTTCTGGAAGGCGCCAATACAAGTGAGAACAGCGTGAATGAGGATGATACGGAGGAAGGTCACCCTTCTGCTGGTAAAACCCTGAGAAGGATTTCTGCACTTGACTCCACAGATTCCAACTCGGAGGAGACAATTCCTGTTGAAGAACAACAGCCCGGTATTTTGGATTCTAGAGCCTTTATGCGGTACTACCACGTGTTTCGAGAAGGCGAGCTCTATGGCCTGCTGAAGGAGCACGTGGCGGAGCTGCATGTTCTGAGCTCAGGGAATGATCATGGCAACTGGTGTGTCATTGCCGAGAAGAAGGACAACTGTGACTGA